Proteins found in one Balneola sp. genomic segment:
- a CDS encoding 2Fe-2S ferredoxin, producing the protein MAKITFITQSQEEITLDDNSGSVMELATFHDVQGIEGNCGGVCSCATCHVHVAPEDFDKVGKPDDMETDILEFEDNATEFSRLSCQIEITEELDGIRLFVANE; encoded by the coding sequence ATGGCAAAGATCACTTTTATAACACAATCTCAGGAAGAAATTACACTTGATGACAATTCAGGAAGCGTTATGGAGTTGGCTACTTTTCATGATGTACAAGGCATTGAAGGGAATTGTGGTGGGGTTTGTTCTTGTGCTACCTGTCACGTTCATGTAGCTCCCGAGGATTTTGATAAAGTTGGCAAGCCTGATGACATGGAAACGGATATCCTTGAATTTGAAGATAATGCAACAGAGTTCAGTCGATTGAGTTGCCAGATTGAAATCACTGAAGAGCTCGATGGAATCAGGTTATTTGTAGCAAATGAATAA
- a CDS encoding alpha/beta hydrolase, with protein MMVPQLILFIVFIVTPWEMEANNELISIKQFESKYVTERDIFVRLPDSYNEEIKYPVLYMHDGQMLFSTLDTWNGQSWRLDEVIDSLVLEGAIEDIILVGISSVSQERHSNYFPEKPFNSLESSYRDSLRNIDRYGSPMFGIDVNSDDYLKFIVYELKPYIDNRFSTLSDVSNTFIAGSSMGGLISMYAFFEYPEIFGGAACISTHWIGSFSDNSEIPDAFYSYLDARKESVSGRKLYFDIGTATLDQYYPVHQRRMDQIFRSVEESIDFDFSTEVYEGEPHTEIAWSKRVHEALTFLLAD; from the coding sequence ATGATGGTACCTCAGCTAATTCTTTTTATAGTTTTCATAGTTACTCCTTGGGAAATGGAGGCAAATAATGAACTAATTAGCATTAAACAGTTTGAGTCGAAGTATGTTACCGAAAGGGATATTTTTGTCAGGCTTCCTGATTCATATAATGAAGAAATAAAATATCCGGTGTTGTACATGCACGATGGTCAGATGTTGTTCAGCACTTTGGATACATGGAACGGGCAATCCTGGAGATTGGACGAAGTTATCGATAGCCTGGTACTAGAAGGAGCTATCGAGGATATAATTCTGGTTGGTATTTCTAGTGTTTCTCAGGAAAGGCATTCCAATTATTTTCCCGAAAAACCTTTCAATTCGTTGGAGTCATCTTACCGCGATTCTTTACGAAATATAGACCGATATGGATCGCCTATGTTTGGGATAGATGTCAATTCAGATGACTATTTGAAATTTATAGTCTATGAGCTAAAGCCCTATATCGATAATCGGTTTTCAACTCTGAGTGATGTTTCGAATACATTTATTGCAGGTTCAAGTATGGGTGGGCTCATTTCCATGTATGCCTTTTTTGAGTACCCCGAAATTTTTGGCGGAGCAGCATGTATTTCCACTCATTGGATTGGGAGTTTTTCTGATAACAGCGAAATACCAGATGCCTTTTATTCTTATTTGGATGCACGAAAAGAATCTGTTTCAGGCCGGAAACTATATTTTGATATCGGAACGGCTACGCTTGACCAATACTACCCCGTTCATCAGCGACGAATGGATCAAATTTTTCGAAGTGTAGAGGAATCGATAGATTTTGATTTCTCTACTGAAGTGTATGAAGGTGAGCCCCACACAGAAATAGCATGGAGTAAACGAGTACATGAAGCACTTACTTTTTTATTAGCTGACTAG
- a CDS encoding AraC family transcriptional regulator — protein sequence MKNYRAQKEIILDEHSSNSIYSFWIQRERFTPFWHFHPEVELTLITKGKGVRIVGDSIQPFHETDLVLLGSNLPHNWISFDTVSECEAFVLQFSAKVLQSAGELTSIDEFVRTSTRGISFSNPDEQLLDKIRSFNDLPDALKYARLIEILFELKGEEPTEFLTSSSYRIPTYNYKSQQRYENVTDFVINNIHRKITLEEAAGVGNMSRESFSRWFKDASGTSFVHYLNRTRTEIACHLLIHSDDPINEVAYKVGFESLSQFHRCFKNYKNTSPLKFRKRALFRD from the coding sequence TTGAAGAATTATCGGGCTCAAAAGGAAATTATTCTGGATGAACATTCATCCAATTCTATTTACTCTTTTTGGATTCAGAGAGAACGCTTCACCCCTTTCTGGCACTTCCATCCGGAAGTGGAACTTACACTCATAACTAAAGGAAAAGGGGTTCGGATTGTTGGTGACTCTATCCAGCCTTTCCATGAAACGGATCTTGTTTTATTGGGAAGCAACCTTCCACACAATTGGATTAGCTTTGACACCGTAAGCGAATGTGAGGCCTTTGTTCTCCAGTTTTCAGCCAAAGTTCTCCAGAGCGCCGGAGAATTAACTTCTATTGATGAGTTTGTAAGGACATCTACACGAGGAATATCATTCTCGAATCCTGATGAACAACTCCTTGATAAAATCCGAAGCTTCAATGATTTGCCTGATGCTTTGAAGTATGCCCGATTGATTGAGATACTCTTTGAGCTTAAGGGCGAAGAGCCAACGGAATTCCTTACTTCCTCGAGCTACCGGATTCCTACCTATAATTACAAATCTCAACAGCGATATGAGAACGTCACAGATTTTGTGATTAATAACATTCACCGAAAGATCACACTTGAAGAAGCTGCCGGAGTTGGAAATATGAGCCGGGAATCCTTTAGTCGATGGTTCAAAGATGCTTCAGGAACTTCATTTGTCCACTATTTGAATAGGACCAGGACTGAGATTGCCTGCCACTTACTTATTCACAGTGATGACCCAATCAACGAAGTAGCTTATAAGGTAGGTTTTGAAAGCCTGAGTCAGTTTCACCGGTGCTTCAAGAATTATAAAAACACCTCTCCGCTCAAATTCAGGAAAAGGGCCTTATTTCGGGATTAA
- a CDS encoding nucleoside 2-deoxyribosyltransferase, whose product MINVIGGVYYENCRYPYWDEIYGSGLRAAIAISELSDEVVLTSPIKNELISKISGIADSFGIKLNPIYSEILVEFFYLHGLSAPTIFPDLGIIEKETIHIEGERILQYGILENDVIVDGEKVVYDPQSPLSPKHFDENGSKAQELAIVLNESEAKFLSGESDIVIAGNKLLERSQVVVIKQGAFGAKVFETGKDIVSVPAFKTDRIFSIGSGDIFSAVFAYYWIEQSSSSSEAALFASRASAYYCNSKLLPLDEKYLIDQFSFEELHPIQRDDSYEYDIYLAGPFFSIQEFWFVNDVRLCLLNMGLKVFSPIHEIGFGAAEYVAKEDLRALKKSKAIFALCDGMDPGTIFEIGYGKANNLPVFLYCSHELDHNTTMFEGTGCEIHEDLTTALYKVAWKIFEG is encoded by the coding sequence ATGATTAATGTAATAGGGGGAGTTTACTATGAAAACTGTAGGTATCCCTATTGGGATGAGATTTATGGTTCAGGTTTAAGAGCAGCTATTGCAATTTCTGAGCTATCAGATGAAGTCGTTCTAACATCTCCAATAAAGAATGAACTGATATCAAAAATCTCAGGAATAGCTGATTCTTTTGGTATTAAATTGAACCCCATCTATTCAGAAATATTAGTAGAGTTTTTTTACTTACATGGTTTATCTGCACCTACAATTTTCCCCGATTTAGGTATCATTGAAAAAGAAACAATACATATTGAAGGAGAAAGGATTTTACAATATGGTATACTCGAAAATGATGTTATAGTAGATGGTGAGAAAGTTGTCTATGATCCTCAATCTCCATTATCACCCAAACATTTTGATGAAAATGGATCAAAAGCCCAGGAGCTCGCAATTGTACTTAATGAGTCGGAAGCCAAATTTCTATCTGGTGAGTCAGATATTGTAATTGCAGGAAATAAACTTCTTGAGAGGAGTCAGGTAGTAGTGATAAAACAAGGGGCATTTGGAGCCAAAGTATTTGAGACAGGTAAAGATATTGTTAGTGTTCCTGCTTTTAAAACAGATAGAATTTTTAGTATCGGTTCTGGCGATATTTTTTCTGCTGTCTTTGCCTATTATTGGATTGAACAATCTAGTTCCTCTTCTGAAGCAGCACTTTTTGCTTCCAGAGCAAGTGCTTATTATTGCAATTCCAAATTGTTGCCTCTTGATGAAAAATACTTAATTGATCAATTTAGTTTCGAAGAGTTACACCCAATTCAAAGAGATGATTCTTATGAATATGACATTTATTTAGCTGGACCTTTTTTTTCAATTCAAGAGTTTTGGTTTGTAAATGATGTTCGGCTTTGTTTACTGAATATGGGTTTGAAGGTATTTTCACCAATTCATGAAATTGGCTTTGGTGCTGCTGAATATGTTGCTAAAGAAGATTTAAGGGCTCTCAAGAAGTCTAAAGCTATTTTTGCACTTTGCGATGGTATGGATCCTGGTACTATTTTTGAAATTGGTTACGGAAAAGCTAATAATCTACCAGTTTTTCTTTACTGTTCTCATGAATTGGATCATAATACGACAATGTTTGAAGGAACAGGTTGTGAAATACACGAGGACTTGACTACTGCACTTTATAAAGTAGCTTGGAAAATTTTTGAAGGATAA
- a CDS encoding 7-cyano-7-deazaguanine synthase: MKDKSILLLSSGLESTVLAYTLKPKYALTIDYGQICAESEIKASSKICEQFDIQHFIYTCNLKSLGFGELFGEKKSSLSGLLEWTPYRNQFLLTIASMYAIKVGVEKIIIGTVKDDESYSDGRSLFFEQFNALLKCQEGGIQVMTPGINLSSFEMIKSSGISINILRWGFSCTKHKYACGICRSCLKKQHILEKLETEQY; encoded by the coding sequence TTGAAGGATAAGTCAATATTACTACTTTCGAGCGGTTTGGAATCAACTGTTCTCGCATATACTCTAAAACCAAAGTATGCACTCACTATTGACTATGGACAAATTTGTGCTGAGTCAGAAATTAAGGCTTCAAGTAAAATTTGTGAACAATTTGATATTCAACACTTTATATATACTTGTAATCTCAAATCACTAGGTTTTGGAGAGTTATTCGGTGAAAAAAAATCAAGTCTTTCTGGATTGTTAGAATGGACCCCTTATCGTAATCAATTTTTATTAACTATTGCTTCGATGTACGCAATCAAAGTAGGTGTAGAAAAAATAATCATAGGCACCGTAAAAGATGATGAATCGTATTCAGATGGTCGGAGTTTATTCTTTGAGCAATTTAATGCCTTATTAAAATGCCAAGAAGGTGGTATTCAGGTTATGACTCCGGGAATTAATTTGTCATCATTTGAAATGATCAAATCAAGTGGGATTTCAATTAACATTCTTAGATGGGGATTTTCATGTACTAAGCATAAGTATGCATGTGGCATTTGCCGAAGTTGTTTAAAAAAGCAACACATACTTGAAAAATTAGAAACAGAACAATATTAA
- a CDS encoding carbohydrate-binding protein, with translation MPCTICKSSKTTYCLIPLLLAFLIPHQHIKAQQVTVGAGSYTTSLPADVDPPQNVNGQNISPRIADGFNQPIQTNDFWSSLIFPFFGDAHSPTLYAHPILVDASNDGLQIGYTIDPVFAAQDYLYPFSAQLTVSVEGMDASETVPVNYTDWTVTAQWTDGSKQMEATFGHGLPFVYFDITGGNASIATTSTPTIWFNEGEVLGVTINGKHYGIFAPTGSTWSGTSTFTSDLNGKTYLSVALLPDNTEEILEYFRARAYAFVANSTIEWEYNEQTAQLESSYSYETTLRDSADGNLDETLTALYRHQWLHVNEATTSHIYYSPRGEMKLFEGNTFTTTLPFQGVLPALPNQGDYNPGILLELVQDVAEETLDVQPTYENGKAMARFANLVHIAEQLGATEERDYFLTQLKARLEEWFTAGGDQEYYYNEEWTVLTGYPSGFGADREINDHHFHASYAVASAATIANYDSAWASQDQWGGMVNLLIKDANNWDRTDDMFPFLRSHDIYAGHSWAAGHAAFGDGNNQESSSESMNFASAVVLWGEATNQDEIRDLGVFLYATETTAVEQYWFDVDEEVFPEDYGHVAIGMVWGGKGVHSTWFGADPEFIHGINLLPITSGSLYLGRHPDYILKNYNEVVEERSGQPTVWKDIFWQYLALSDANQALSYYFADPNYEPFDGESRAHTMHWLYNMKKMGQVDTTTFADIPTYAVFKSGDDKTYIAYNAGSAERVVNFTDGYSMSVPSRTMSSETTAETNPDAPVAILIADKTSGKSPLTIQFAGSNSFDRNDLEISYSWEFDSLGVSSASDTSFTFTEVGEYLVKLEITNSSGFTASDSVRVEVLPNGTPFGGEPIAVPGKIEAEDYDLGGEGIAYHDTEASNIGIAYRPEEGVDLTGANDGGFAVYWIVAGEWIEYTFEVEEAGAYTFSPYVTSVPGFGNFRMYIDNVDVSGRRNVTSTGGWESWTPIDIEGIELEAGIHRMRFEFDSDTDKEGWLFSMNYIDVQKTTAVGIEDEGSTPGEFSLSQNYPNPFNPSTKISFALPKTGHTQLRVFNVTGQLVQQLVDQTMNQGQHSLTFDASALSSGVYFYQLEFDGQVLSNKMVLLK, from the coding sequence ATGCCTTGTACTATATGTAAGAGTAGTAAAACTACATATTGCCTTATCCCTCTTCTTTTAGCTTTTTTGATTCCTCATCAGCACATCAAAGCTCAACAAGTAACTGTGGGTGCCGGTAGCTATACCACCTCGCTACCAGCAGACGTAGACCCACCCCAAAATGTAAATGGTCAGAATATTTCTCCCCGAATAGCCGATGGGTTTAACCAACCCATTCAAACGAATGACTTCTGGAGCAGCCTGATATTTCCTTTTTTTGGGGATGCACACTCCCCTACACTTTATGCCCATCCAATACTGGTAGATGCCAGTAATGATGGACTGCAAATCGGATATACCATCGATCCGGTGTTTGCGGCACAGGATTACCTTTATCCATTCTCCGCTCAGCTAACGGTTTCGGTAGAAGGAATGGATGCTTCTGAAACCGTGCCTGTTAACTATACCGACTGGACGGTTACCGCACAGTGGACAGACGGATCAAAACAAATGGAAGCTACCTTCGGTCACGGACTCCCCTTTGTTTATTTTGATATTACAGGTGGAAATGCCAGCATTGCTACCACTTCTACCCCAACCATTTGGTTTAATGAAGGGGAAGTACTTGGGGTCACCATCAATGGAAAGCACTATGGAATCTTTGCTCCAACGGGGTCGACATGGAGTGGAACCAGCACCTTCACCTCCGACCTGAATGGCAAAACCTATCTTTCAGTAGCTCTGTTGCCCGACAATACAGAAGAAATCTTGGAGTATTTCAGAGCACGAGCCTATGCTTTTGTTGCCAATAGCACCATTGAATGGGAATACAACGAACAGACCGCACAACTAGAAAGCAGCTATTCCTATGAAACAACATTGAGAGATTCGGCGGACGGAAACCTTGATGAGACACTTACTGCACTTTATCGCCATCAATGGCTGCATGTAAATGAAGCAACCACCTCCCATATTTATTACTCTCCAAGAGGAGAAATGAAGCTCTTTGAGGGAAACACTTTTACTACAACCCTCCCATTTCAGGGAGTACTCCCGGCCTTACCAAATCAAGGGGACTATAACCCAGGCATATTGCTTGAACTTGTGCAGGATGTAGCAGAGGAAACCCTGGATGTTCAACCTACTTATGAAAATGGCAAGGCCATGGCCCGCTTTGCCAATCTGGTTCATATTGCTGAGCAACTGGGAGCAACAGAAGAAAGAGATTACTTCCTGACTCAATTAAAAGCTCGTTTAGAAGAATGGTTTACAGCAGGAGGTGATCAGGAATACTATTACAATGAAGAATGGACGGTACTCACCGGTTACCCCTCTGGTTTTGGTGCTGACCGGGAAATCAACGACCATCACTTCCATGCAAGTTATGCCGTAGCAAGTGCCGCTACTATTGCCAACTATGATTCGGCATGGGCATCACAAGATCAATGGGGTGGCATGGTGAATCTTCTTATCAAAGATGCCAATAATTGGGATCGAACGGATGACATGTTCCCTTTCTTGCGATCTCACGATATTTATGCCGGGCACTCCTGGGCTGCTGGTCATGCCGCCTTTGGGGATGGAAACAATCAGGAGTCTAGCTCAGAGTCTATGAACTTTGCTTCAGCTGTGGTTCTATGGGGAGAAGCTACCAATCAGGATGAAATCCGAGACCTTGGAGTTTTCCTGTACGCAACAGAAACTACCGCGGTAGAACAGTATTGGTTTGATGTAGATGAAGAGGTATTCCCGGAAGATTATGGGCATGTAGCCATTGGAATGGTTTGGGGTGGAAAGGGAGTCCACTCCACCTGGTTTGGAGCAGATCCTGAATTCATTCATGGAATAAATTTATTACCGATTACCAGTGGCTCCCTATACCTCGGAAGACATCCTGATTACATCCTTAAAAACTATAACGAAGTTGTAGAAGAGCGGAGTGGCCAGCCCACAGTCTGGAAGGATATCTTCTGGCAATACTTAGCTCTCTCAGATGCAAATCAAGCCTTAAGCTACTACTTTGCTGATCCGAACTATGAGCCTTTTGACGGAGAATCGAGAGCACATACCATGCACTGGTTGTATAACATGAAGAAAATGGGGCAGGTGGATACAACTACCTTCGCTGACATCCCTACCTATGCCGTCTTTAAAAGTGGAGATGATAAAACCTATATCGCCTATAATGCAGGATCGGCTGAACGTGTAGTTAATTTCACGGATGGATACTCCATGTCAGTTCCTTCCAGAACCATGTCCAGCGAAACAACCGCTGAGACTAACCCTGACGCTCCCGTTGCCATACTTATAGCCGACAAAACCAGTGGTAAATCTCCGCTTACCATTCAGTTTGCAGGTAGCAATAGCTTTGACCGTAATGATCTGGAAATCAGCTACTCCTGGGAGTTCGATTCATTAGGAGTAAGTAGTGCTTCAGACACCTCCTTCACCTTTACTGAAGTCGGAGAGTATTTGGTGAAGCTGGAGATTACAAACTCTTCCGGTTTTACCGCATCGGATAGTGTACGAGTTGAAGTTCTACCTAATGGAACTCCTTTTGGAGGAGAGCCGATTGCCGTTCCCGGAAAAATTGAAGCGGAAGATTATGATCTTGGTGGAGAAGGTATTGCTTACCATGATACAGAAGCATCAAATATCGGCATTGCTTACCGACCAGAAGAAGGGGTTGACCTGACTGGTGCAAATGATGGGGGCTTTGCAGTATACTGGATTGTCGCAGGAGAATGGATTGAGTATACCTTTGAAGTAGAAGAAGCCGGAGCCTATACCTTTAGTCCTTATGTCACCTCAGTTCCCGGATTTGGAAACTTCCGAATGTATATCGATAACGTAGATGTAAGCGGGCGAAGAAATGTTACCAGCACAGGAGGCTGGGAAAGCTGGACTCCAATTGATATAGAAGGAATCGAACTGGAAGCAGGGATACACCGAATGCGCTTCGAGTTTGATTCCGATACCGATAAAGAAGGCTGGCTATTCAGCATGAACTACATTGATGTGCAAAAAACCACTGCTGTTGGTATTGAGGATGAAGGAAGTACGCCAGGCGAGTTTTCACTATCTCAAAATTATCCGAATCCATTTAACCCCAGCACTAAAATTTCATTCGCACTTCCCAAAACAGGGCATACTCAACTTCGTGTGTTCAATGTAACCGGACAGCTGGTACAACAACTTGTTGATCAAACCATGAACCAGGGGCAACATTCCCTCACCTTCGATGCTTCAGCGCTATCCAGCGGAGTGTACTTCTACCAGTTAGAATTTGACGGGCAGGTTCTGTCTAATAAGATGGTGTTGTTGAAGTAA
- a CDS encoding carbohydrate-binding protein translates to MKKATIFLFAILISSYSLAAELHTFKVLVFSKTAGFRHSSIDEGIAAIQQLGLDNDFEVDATEDASAFTFANLIQYDAVIFLSTTGDILDADQQTAFEQYIQSGGGFVGIHAASDTEYDWPWYGELVGAYFASHPPGTTEATIEVADKNHPSTEGLPDYWVRTDEWYNFQDNPRGDVHVLATLDEGTFSGGTMGYDHPIAWMHDYDGGRAWYTAGGHTEESYSEALFLEHILGGILYASGDVSGSFDASSEDKYQVTVVDNNPVNPMALAVLPNLDVLYIERGGTLKLRDIETGIISEVGQLSVDSGREDGLIGIVLDPDFETNSWVYLFYSPSAVVEQRVSRFEFVDDELDLSTEEIILQIPVQRDQCCHSGGDMEFDHNGNLFITTGDNVNPFASDGYTPIDEQSGRSAWDAQGTSANTNDLRGKILRIHPEDDGTYTIPDGNLFANAEDGLPEIYVMGTRNPFRIAVNKATSELVWGDVGPDAGGDSGTRGPRGYDEFNRTSTAGNFGWPYCIADNQAYIDYDFATSTSGSAFDCSNPVNNSPNNTGSTTLPVAQPAWLYYPYGDSDEWPELGSENARTAIGGAYYFYDSTNVETGSFPQYYDSTLFILEWTRNWIKEVRFDEDGNLLQINSFLDGLTLNRPIDMDFGPDGAMYIIEWGTGFGGGNDDARIIKIQYVENLANRAPFAIASASVTSGPAPLEVNFNGSLSTDPDNDDLNYSWDFDEDDIEDSGETNPTFTYTENGSYVAKLTVTDPDGEFAVAQVNIIVGNSAPTVTISEPINGGFYEDGDIIEYTISVTDPEEGSTEDGIDCNDVVVEPSIGHDDHAHGVGATTGCTGSFLTEPHGDGPDNVFYVLNAEYTDNGGDVGASLTGNATIILNQKKKQAQHSLEFSDLQTESTGDFLGGGLNVGFVNDGSYLRFGAMNFEGIEYFTARYATQQNPAQIEVRLDSPTGELIASTQTSITGGWQTYDYFTSSLDAPEGTHENVYIVFSNPGQFGIGNLNFFEFFGIGAAKENPDSLKGLAATYYPSTDFTGTPVKRQEPMIAWNWEGDSPAEGIPADGFSARWEGQIVAPSSGQYSIIADDGGGDVEVWIDGERRIFGFISSYTTDLVEGEPIDIVVEYTHESGDASMYLRWSGSNPSNVIHSDYLIPDLEALQVSNELETEKPGNFQLSQNYPNPFNPSTNIQFSIPNAGKVSLDIFNLLGQTVQVLVDEVRNEGTHSVTFDASALSSGVYFYQLEFDGKVLSKRMILLK, encoded by the coding sequence ATGAAAAAGGCTACGATATTTCTTTTCGCCATTCTGATTTCTTCATATAGCTTAGCTGCTGAACTCCATACGTTTAAAGTGCTCGTCTTCTCAAAAACGGCTGGCTTTAGGCATAGCTCGATAGACGAAGGGATTGCTGCAATTCAACAACTTGGCCTGGATAACGACTTTGAAGTAGACGCAACTGAAGACGCTTCCGCCTTTACCTTTGCAAATCTAATACAATATGATGCAGTAATTTTCCTGAGTACAACAGGTGATATATTAGATGCAGATCAACAAACTGCATTTGAGCAATATATCCAGAGCGGCGGTGGATTTGTCGGCATTCACGCCGCATCTGATACCGAATATGACTGGCCATGGTATGGAGAACTCGTTGGGGCTTATTTTGCTAGTCATCCTCCTGGTACCACCGAAGCTACCATTGAAGTAGCCGATAAAAATCATCCCTCTACCGAAGGTTTGCCCGATTACTGGGTACGAACTGATGAGTGGTATAATTTCCAGGACAACCCCAGAGGTGATGTGCATGTACTGGCTACTCTTGACGAGGGCACTTTTTCAGGGGGAACCATGGGATATGATCACCCCATTGCATGGATGCACGATTATGATGGCGGCCGTGCATGGTATACTGCCGGAGGTCATACCGAAGAAAGTTACTCCGAAGCATTATTTCTTGAGCACATTCTTGGTGGAATTCTTTATGCCAGCGGTGATGTAAGCGGCAGTTTTGATGCCAGTTCTGAAGATAAATACCAGGTTACTGTAGTCGACAACAATCCTGTTAATCCAATGGCATTAGCCGTTCTTCCAAACTTAGATGTACTATACATTGAGCGTGGAGGTACTTTAAAACTAAGAGATATTGAAACGGGCATTATCTCAGAAGTAGGACAACTAAGTGTAGATTCAGGTCGCGAAGATGGATTAATCGGGATCGTACTTGATCCTGATTTTGAAACCAATTCATGGGTATATCTATTCTACTCGCCCTCGGCTGTGGTTGAACAGAGGGTGTCTCGGTTTGAATTTGTTGATGATGAGCTTGATCTCTCAACTGAAGAAATCATACTCCAGATCCCTGTCCAGAGAGACCAGTGTTGCCACTCAGGAGGCGACATGGAATTCGACCACAATGGAAATCTATTCATTACTACTGGTGATAATGTGAATCCATTCGCCTCTGACGGGTATACTCCAATTGATGAACAATCAGGGCGTTCTGCCTGGGACGCTCAAGGTACTTCAGCTAACACGAATGACTTGCGTGGTAAAATCCTTAGAATTCATCCTGAAGATGATGGAACATACACCATCCCTGATGGAAATCTATTTGCCAATGCTGAAGACGGATTACCTGAGATTTATGTAATGGGAACAAGAAACCCATTTCGAATAGCCGTTAATAAGGCCACCAGTGAATTGGTTTGGGGAGATGTGGGACCAGATGCTGGTGGAGATAGTGGAACCCGGGGTCCTCGTGGGTATGACGAATTTAACCGGACATCTACTGCGGGTAATTTTGGATGGCCATATTGTATTGCTGATAATCAGGCCTACATTGATTATGATTTTGCCACCAGTACTTCTGGCAGCGCCTTTGATTGTTCAAATCCGGTCAATAATTCTCCAAACAACACAGGATCTACCACCCTTCCTGTGGCGCAACCTGCATGGTTATACTATCCTTATGGAGATTCCGACGAGTGGCCCGAACTTGGATCTGAAAACGCCCGGACTGCTATTGGTGGAGCCTACTATTTTTATGATTCTACCAATGTTGAGACTGGTAGCTTTCCTCAATACTACGACAGCACACTCTTTATTCTTGAATGGACCCGAAACTGGATCAAAGAAGTTCGCTTTGACGAAGACGGCAACCTGCTTCAAATTAACTCATTCCTTGATGGACTAACACTCAATCGTCCTATTGATATGGACTTTGGCCCTGATGGTGCCATGTATATAATTGAATGGGGAACAGGGTTCGGTGGCGGAAATGACGATGCCCGAATCATTAAAATCCAATATGTAGAAAATCTTGCTAACCGAGCTCCTTTTGCTATTGCATCCGCCTCAGTTACAAGTGGTCCTGCTCCACTGGAAGTTAATTTTAACGGAAGCTTATCCACTGACCCGGATAATGATGATCTTAACTACTCCTGGGATTTTGATGAAGATGATATAGAAGATTCCGGCGAAACCAATCCAACTTTCACCTATACCGAAAATGGCTCCTATGTTGCTAAGCTAACGGTTACTGATCCAGATGGAGAATTTGCAGTAGCCCAGGTTAATATTATTGTTGGAAATAGTGCGCCTACAGTCACAATAAGTGAACCGATTAACGGTGGGTTTTATGAAGATGGTGATATTATTGAATACACAATATCGGTAACCGATCCTGAAGAAGGTTCTACCGAAGATGGTATAGATTGCAATGATGTGGTGGTTGAACCTTCTATTGGTCATGACGATCATGCACACGGTGTTGGAGCCACTACCGGATGTACAGGGAGTTTTTTAACCGAGCCCCATGGAGACGGACCTGATAATGTATTCTATGTTCTGAATGCAGAGTATACCGACAACGGCGGTGATGTAGGAGCATCACTAACTGGAAATGCTACCATCATCCTCAATCAAAAGAAAAAGCAGGCGCAACACTCATTAGAGTTCAGCGATCTGCAAACCGAGTCTACGGGAGACTTCCTAGGTGGAGGATTAAATGTAGGCTTCGTTAATGACGGATCTTACCTGAGATTTGGCGCAATGAATTTTGAAGGAATTGAATACTTCACCGCACGATATGCTACCCAGCAAAATCCTGCTCAAATTGAAGTTCGTTTAGACAGCCCAACCGGAGAACTAATAGCTAGCACCCAAACTTCTATAACCGGAGGATGGCAAACCTATGACTATTTCACCTCTTCTCTGGATGCACCAGAAGGAACCCATGAGAATGTATATATTGTATTCTCAAACCCCGGACAATTCGGGATTGGAAACTTGAACTTCTTTGAATTTTTTGGAATAGGAGCAGCTAAAGAAAACCCTGACTCTCTGAAAGGATTAGCAGCTACCTATTACCCTAGCACTGATTTCACCGGAACCCCGGTAAAACGCCAGGAGCCAATGATAGCCTGGAACTGGGAAGGCGACTCACCTGCTGAAGGAATCCCTGCCGATGGTTTTAGTGCGCGATGGGAAGGTCAGATTGTAGCTCCAAGTTCTGGTCAATATTCTATAATTGCAGATGATGGAGGAGGAGATGTAGAAGTATGGATAGATGGAGAACGAAGAATATTCGGATTCATTAGCTCTTATACCACCGACCTTGTTGAAGGTGAGCCCATTGATATAGTAGTTGAGTACACTCATGAATCAGGCGACGCCTCTATGTACTTGCGTTGGTCAGGATCCAATCCTTCTAATGTGATCCACTCAGACTATCTTATCCCTGACCTGGAAGCTCTTCAGGTTTCAAATGAACTGGAAACGGAAAAACCCGGCAACTTCCAGCTTTCTCAAAATTACCCAAACCCATTCAATCCAAGCACCAATATCCAATTCAGCATCCCTAATGCCGGAAAAGTAAGCCTGGATATATTCAACCTGTTAGGTCAAACTGTGCAGGTGCTTGTTGATGAAGTTCGAAATGAAGGTACACACTCTGTGACCTTCGATGCCTCAGCATTATCCAGTGGGGTGTACTTCTATCAATTGGAATTTGATGGAAAAGTACTTTCGAAGCGAATGATTTTACTGAAATAA